The Toxorhynchites rutilus septentrionalis strain SRP chromosome 1, ASM2978413v1, whole genome shotgun sequence genome contains the following window.
cgggatacgtccgaacggcaattctgacattacgttttaccttccacttcactttccttggtttagatttgtttgttgaagtagaagttgttgttattgttggagatgtctaaattttccgttaattcgattatcgattaatcgtggggccatttgtaaatattcgattcattcgaacaattgtcttttagtattcgagtatttatttcttgcagttaaaatgaacaaacatttataataaaaaagattatggtGTCATAATTTCAAAAGttaaattaaatataattttcaaataaacatggtgcagtcaaaaccattatttgaatgaaatggtatttaagtaaattgataaatttaccatttcataattatttgcagatcatgaaaatgatccgattgaaaaccgacaaggcgtttttttttatttagagttaagccttaccagaactattgaagtttagttcataaacgtgagatgaatacaaaaaattcatttttttataaaacgaaagaaaattgcgatcttaaagaatcgctcgaaaatcatccacttccattgaggctttattgagaaacttcttatacagtgttacaaactgcgccacgaacacgtccagatggaatatatgtttgcttccttgctgcatccaGTGTTCATAATGCCCGGCAAAATTCAATgtttgcgtcttcagactcatatcgcaattttaaaccagattcggtaccaagattataacattcgatagaacgccttgAAATAGCAGCTCGTATAGCCGTTCGCTCACCCCCTccagcttctgtggactttgttcgaggacaatctgattggCAGTTTCTCGATGGATTATTTGCCAGTCAATTTCCGGTACTTCTTAGTTGTCCGTGAACGGTTACGGTTGtaccttgcaagcttccagcatgaggatagcgtaattcttttctccgaaggaatgtgctgaaatgcaaatagtgttgttacattcaacaaacaaacaaatcacaatattacattcaaaattttaagaatatcctcctaagatagagccggcccccttattcccaagcaacgacttctcaccgcgggaataacccgcgaagtagaattggggcacaaaatcaatctgcacctagacacatacttttcaatggttcttctcagcgcatcctgggtatctttggtcagctaatccaccacggacaagacgagtctcatattcACTCTACCCGCTGGGATCAATTTGATTGATCAAATCCGACAGGACCACCCTGTCATATATCCCGGTaaccgatgaattcaactcgatgtggtaattactgctgatgaTACTGATTTCCACCTCCCGGTTCGAGGGCGTTGTGaagtttattatttcattgcgTAGCTGTTCCACGCCCGATTGGTAAAGTTTCCACAGCAGAtacatgatgcgagttttcttactggccCGGAAGGATCGTATAACATGAGATGCGGGAAGTCTCCCTGGGAGCGAAGATTAATCAGATGCGCAACTTGcgttttgtagtccagtttggacagctggCGTGATCGGTAGGGGTCAACTCAGAGagccattgtacacaaaaatatttgatgtataatacaaaaatacttggtgacttgttgttttcgtgttggcctttgtcagaGTAAATGCATCACCTCCAGATATGacagatgatttttttgaaaatcttcgacaaaaatctgaaatgttgATGAAATCTGAGATGCAGATACTTTTGTAAccgcgagaatagcaaagtaatgtttgaaaaaaggggttttaagcgcagggaatcaagtcataaagagaagaaataccatatccctacagtctgcaactgaaaatataagtttgcaataggatagacaggacatttaatatcagtaaaattgcgaacatgtctgcagatttagtatccttgcaatgatgagaaacaaatttggtaaaaaaaatcgaagtcgaacgggttacaaaatgcatcattttgctaatttcaaacccgatcgggagccggaatagaggggatacgcaaggcgtgttattccacaaactaagtactagtacaaatgacacgtgtattACTACGTAGAATCGGCGAAGTGCCGCTAAAAACGTTAAGGCCgactgaaaagttgaaaagaaaatacatgcctgagaacacaatattcttcaaattgtatttaaaatgaaactgtatattcacatctggcatccctagtcacgaagaacgaacacaaagaggcgaatgttgtgaatatcgccaaacaccaaaccatcagctagacttttgagtgtcgcactattctgacatttcagcgacaggacactcaccaaggagctcggatttctacCGTCAAGTAGAAGTTCACCATGCGTTAGTattgtgataatactcttctcacactattggactgactttgggatggtcaccaaagataatcgcagtacaaaatttgttgattatctttgtgtgagtaccatcacttgattctcacgacaaatcgcagctctgcacacagcttgtactctgcccatggatgcgaattcgctgatgagtttgtcaagagcggccgccttcaccaccagcgggaggagcttgattttggttgctgcctgggtaacggcgtttacattttcgaccaacGCGCCGAAATCACCtatttcgctgttgttcgatgcggtgtcacactcgcgaaggctcggttcaatgcgagcgcttttcactgcaccaacatcgcgtgcatcattagatgacgcttgcctcgaaattttattgcccctggcaatgcgttcattttttgcagggctcgagcctgccttcctcttcttcgtgctcatcacacactacacgaagcgtccaatttatgacgcggaaagaaaaacacaatacgaataacgcgaaaaactaacagaaaaaccaaacgacgatatccaagttggattaccactggtggggtccaatcttagatcgaagcgcggcgaaagcaaagtgaactggattgctcaacagtccgatgccgaatgaaagttttcctcagcgagatccactgtttatactctaggcaagtattccccttcattcttctacttttccttcgttcacggagacttgcaatcctacgatttcccctccgttagtcgtcgataagttgctcgttattgacatctctgttcgggaatgcacacaaatggacagaacaaatgtatgggaaaatggaaacgcttaaagttttcatgaattttaaccatttacaaaccaggggattccaatgtatagcatattaaacaaatcttacggattTTTTGACTAGTTTAgtgtgtaaatcgtcaaaatccgttcgcggcaaaatagttattaacgttaactttatttcataaaaacgtgacctgttttctgatttggcacccttaatgaaagacgtagttctacgtcaaaaaggaagttcttcccgttttcatgaatttaaaacgcttagagattagcgaattgtaatatattaggctgtcaaaaaagtcctgcggtatttttttttaattttcatttgttcgtaaaattagttacaatcatctgttttaagtcaaatatgcgccgttttgttcgatgacttgttcccaacgagatgccaacttcataatacccctgttatagaagctcgcttccttattggcaaaaaaactcggatagccaattttcacaggcctcttttgtggctaacttctgactacctagctcgttcgccatggacaaaaacgggtggtagtcacttggtgcaaggtccggactatacggcggatgcaaaagaacctcccatccgagctcccggagtttctggcgcgtcaccaaagaagtgtgtggcctggcgttgtcctgatagaagacaatgcggccactgtttatcaaagatggcctcttcttcatgagtgctaccttcaagcggtccagttgttggcagtacaggtccgaattgagcgcttggccatagggaagcagcttataatagattattccttgacaatcccaccaaacacacagcagaaccttcctggccgttaatgagggcttggccaccgtctgagccgcttcagcgggcttcgaccacgaccgtttgcgcttcacgttgtcgtgaatgacccacttttcatcgccagtcaccatccgcttcagaaacgggtcgattttgttgcgattcagcagcgattcacatgcgtcgatacggtcaaagatgtttttttgcgtcaacgtgtgtggcacccacacatcgagcttctttgtgaatccaagcttcttcaaatggttaataacggtttgatgacttatccccagctcttggccgatgctacggctgctactatgccggtctttctcggctaattcagcgattttgtcgcaattttcgacgacaggccttccggagcgtggcgcatcttcgacgacctctacaccagaacgaaaacgttgaaaccatcgttgtgcggtggaaatggaaactgtatcgggtccataaactgcacaaattttattggcagcttgagatgcatttttgcctttgtcatagtagtactgtaaaatatgtcggattttctctttattttgctccatatttgcgacactataactcacgaacgacttaaccaaacaaaacactgtcaaggactatattatagcgcgcaaaaatacctttccaacaatagTATGACTCggtacaatgaatacaactagaactacgcgcttacaacgacacctcgcggaaataccgcaggacttttttgacagcctaatataacatatcaaacaaatcttagagaatttccgattcgatgggTATGCAAATTTTGATAATTCGTTCACTGTGaaaatggttattaacgttaactttatttcataaaaacgtgacctgttttctgatttggcacccttcctgaaagacgtagttctacgtcaaaaaatcgatataaatattatcactaggggggtcttcgtagctacttggttacgcgttcgcttacaaaGCGATCGgccgtgagttcaaactcaggaccctcaattgaccatatttgtgttgttatagaataactacgtccacgcaaacatcatcagcgatggagatcgatccacggtcgaaattagatcgattcatccatacaactgctctgctctgcaagaaacatcgggctgctgttctataaataacccaacaatgatcaatatcaactgtctccgctgtccggtctgctgaacaatggaagaacagaaagaatacccttacgccgaaatggctactactgtgtaatttaccataatgtaatgaaacagaaaacttaacgcctaaatggctactactaactactgtgtaatttacagtttatagaaacaaaaacatatgttcatgtacacgattaaaacccggctctgtcacagctaaaatgctaatgagcctaataaataaataaatgggataaaaaaaatattatcacgCTGTTTAAGATATAAACATGTCGTGTTGTGTTATGTAGTTTTGGCTCGTTCAACTCCCAAACTGCCGCTCATGCTAACAGACGTTAGCCAGTGCCTAATATCTGATGTATATCTGTGCACCTAATATCTGATGCATATCTGTGCACTTCAATCCGCTTGGATAGACCAAGATGGTTTTTGGATTCTCAAAAGGTGTCTAATTAacatcttcatatgttacgatattatcgcggagtaaaattaataaaacttgtttggcaaataattattttattaattgtaatttatattatcattatttattatttatttttttcatgtgcatCAGGGTGCTAAAagggtcatctcaaatttacgaaagggacttcctgaaaaatgtttattcccgcaaaaaatacagtacatatacaaaatttcagcttaatcaaactttatttactagtgtcgcaaaaacgttaatgtttgagtttttcgaaaaccgtAAAACCGCCCAATGTACATGAGTTTGGGAGTAAAATGAACATTTCATGAGGGAGTACATGATTTCggagttttggaaaaatattgtttgatgccaaatgacttcaaattgcatgaaacgtcgagatctactatcATCTCGATTTTTATTTGTCTTCTAGGtcccagagagtcgatttttggATAATATCCCTTGGGTTCAAAAAGCTCCAACTTTGACGACCtggcgacactagtaaataaattttgcatagggtatttttcgCGGGAATCAACATTGTGCAGAAAGTTCCTTCCGAAAATTTGAAGGTCACTTTTTCCTTACATTCATTCGGCACTCTAATGTACCTAATATGCAACCAAGCAAAAATTAAAAGCTAAGATTTTGTGGTTTTACTATAGTAAATTTCTTCAAAATAGTTGCACGTAATTCTTGCAGCaggatttttgtttttccaatggCAATCCGTTTACAATTTTCGCAGGATTCACtaaggtaagtgatgtgattatgtaaacgcgaactatgaACGCTTATTGGATACATCTCTATATGCTACAAATTCCACACTCACGCTCACACGCTCGACAACGATCGCACAGTATACGAATgcaaaacataacttttgacacAAACTATATACAGAAACAaactaacaaaaacaaattgttatttaaattttgtaatttttgttacaAATTTAAAACTCAAAATACGAAATTATCGAAAATCTATTGAAATCAGTTAACTTACCTGAATTTTGCGACCAGTTTAGATCCATTTCTTTACATCAAATGATAATTTCACTACGACAAATGAACTCTCATCGGCAATCACTCTTGCGCGTGAgatgaaaatcaaatttaaaGAGTTCCACGCTTGAGATATCACTAGATAGTCGCTTCCTCGAAACCTTCAGGCGCCGAATGCCAAAACAAAATTGCAAAGATTAAAATATTTGCGTTGTATAATTTTTTAATGATCTCAACTTATTTATAACTACTAAACGAAAATGAATATTTTGTGTTGCCAAAATCGAACCGTGCCTAAAACGAActttttcctcatttttttttaaactttttagtaGTTATAAATAATTTTCGGGATCTGTATATGTTAAATCAACGACGGCTTATACTGCGGGTTTGATATTTGTTTGCCATTTTTATTGCGTAAAATGTGTGAACaattatagtatttttttcatttttttcggaGAGTGTACATAATaaaagttggaaaaaaaatttatgtttcgtaATGCATGGGTAGTCCCTACtaccaattcgcgttgacgacattgagcttcgtgctACGAGTTTGGGAAGCTTCAAAAATGATAATAGATGTTCAgtggaaatgaacacactttcgaAATAAACTAATGAAtgaaatttacttttccgtaccgAATATGTATACTATGCAATAGAGCAACACATTTTtcgcaaatttaaaaaaaaaacaaacgaaaactATGTCTGATGATtatgttatattataatgatgagtttttgtgAAAACATTAGAGAATGTATAACCAAATAGCTATGTAAGAGTCAgaactacgtgttttaagtaataaaataacatgacatgaaatttttcattcaaatttcaacattttaaaAATGCTATCGGGTGAATTCACGATGCCACGATTGTACCATCGACGTCTGGTAGCGACTTTTAATTTGGCGCCATTATTTGGGTCCCATAATCATCAGACAGGCACGAAGAgaattttaaaatgttaaaacttgaatgaacatttttacatcgtgttatttaattacttgaaacaagtATTCTTGAccttttttcaaccatttgtctatacattttcgaTAGTTTACTGAAAttattcattataatattaaaatttctacaaaaacaattttcatatgAGATATTTTCACCTCCTGCAGAAACGTATTTTTTCGTTAAAATATAATACTAAATTgaaacggagaagttaattttaatttataattctaattttaaaaatgtgttcattccgcctgaaaatccattttaatctttgacgctcccctaaactcgtaaacgaagctcaatgccgtcaacacgataatgcattcaaaataaacaaagagaaagcagagaaaaaaatattttcactgCAGTCGTTATCCAAACATCGTTGTAGCCACGTCGCTAAAGAACCAGAGTTTATCTCGTAGTCAGCGAAAATGATCACTGTGACATGTATTGCACCCGTTAACATAGCAGTTATTAAATATTGTAAGTACTTTGTCTTGCTGAGGATTCGGTCGTTGTAAATTTTTGTTACTATCATCATCCAAAGGGGGAAAGCGTGACGAGGATTTGATTTTACCACTGAATGACTCGGTTAGTGCTACGTTATCCACGGACCATGTAAGTGAAATCTCATCCGTTGAATGAAAGGGTGTCCATTAAATATATGTAAATTTATTCCAGCTGTGTACCAAAACAACAATTAGCACGTGTGCGAGCTTCACAGAGAACAGAATAGTTCTTAACGGAAAGACAGAATCGTTCGAAAATCCTCGTTTGTTACGATGCCTTCAAGAAAGTGAGTTATTCTGAACGGTTTGAGATAAATGCATAAGAATGTCTTAATCGATTGATTTCAGTCAAGAAACGGGTCGCATCTTCGGAAAGCGGCAAGAAGGATATTTTAAACTGGAAAGTTCATGTACAGACGGAAAATAATTTTCCCACTGCCGCTGGGCTTGCCTCAAGTGCCTCAGGTTACGCTTGTTTAGGTGAATATAAGCTAagattattgaaaaaatgtttgttctacTGAGTCCGCCCAATGTTGTTTTAGTGTACACATTAGCTCATTTATATGGTATCGAAAAGGACGAAATATCATCTATCGCTCGCCAGGGCAGTGGATCGGCGTGTCGGAGTTTGTACGGTGGATTCGTCCAGTGGCGCAAAGGAGACCTGCTGGATGGCAGCGATTCCATTGCCGTTCAGTTGACGGCCCATGATATTTGGCCAGAGATGCGAATCGTTATCTTGGTGGTGAATGACACCCGCAAGAAGACCAGCTCGACGAGTGGAATGTCTACCAGCGTGAAAACTTCCAAACTGCTCAAATATCGGACAGAATCCTGTGTTCCAAAACATACAAGAGTATTGGTGACGGTTAGATTGTGTTATAAATCACCTAAATTTCTGGAGTTATGACGGTTTTTTTTTGACAGGCACTCAACAACAAAGACTTTCAAACGTTCGGACGAATTACGATGCAAGATAGTAACCAATTCCATGCCGTTTGCTTGGACACTTACCCACCGTGCGTTTACATGAATGATGTTTCACATGAAATTGTTAATATGGTGCATCAGTTTAACGATCTGAAGAACGAGATTCGGGTGGCTTACACATTCGATGCTGGTCCGAATGCCTGTCTCTATCTGTTGGAAAAGGATGTTCCGGAACTGCTGGCGGTGGTAAATCGAGTCTTTCCTAACGACAAACTGGGAAGTCCAGAGTATATTAAAGGAATATCAGTTGACGTGAACGATCTGCCTGAAGCTAGTGAATCGTTCAGTCCAAACCAAAATAACCTCATTAAATATATAATCAACACAAAGGTGGGCGAAGGTCCCAAacgtgtaatttgatattataaactCAAGATACGGCAATGCAAAAGTTAAGCTTAGGTGATGGATGTTTGATCAAAGGATTTCTTTCGTACTATAATATAtttaataaaaagaaaaaagtttacaTTCCTTGG
Protein-coding sequences here:
- the LOC129763467 gene encoding diphosphomevalonate decarboxylase, coding for MITVTCIAPVNIAVIKYWGKRDEDLILPLNDSVSATLSTDHLCTKTTISTCASFTENRIVLNGKTESFENPRLLRCLQEIKKRVASSESGKKDILNWKVHVQTENNFPTAAGLASSASGYACLVYTLAHLYGIEKDEISSIARQGSGSACRSLYGGFVQWRKGDLLDGSDSIAVQLTAHDIWPEMRIVILVVNDTRKKTSSTSGMSTSVKTSKLLKYRTESCVPKHTRVLVTALNNKDFQTFGRITMQDSNQFHAVCLDTYPPCVYMNDVSHEIVNMVHQFNDLKNEIRVAYTFDAGPNACLYLLEKDVPELLAVVNRVFPNDKLGSPEYIKGISVDVNDLPEASESFSPNQNNLIKYIINTKVGEGPKRVI